The proteins below are encoded in one region of Thunnus maccoyii chromosome 24, fThuMac1.1, whole genome shotgun sequence:
- the LOC121892008 gene encoding kinesin heavy chain-like isoform X2, whose protein sequence is MMDAAECGVRVMCRFRPLNEAEINRGDKYIPKFKEDDTVVITGKPYVFDRVLPPNTSQEGVYDQCAKQIVKDVLGGYNGTIFAYGQTSSGKTHTMEGKLHDPQLMGIIPRIAHDIFDHIYSMDENLEFHIKVSYFEIYLDKIRDLLDVSKTNLAVHEDKHRVPYVKGCTERFVSSPEEVMDVIDEGKANRHVAVTNMNEHSSRSHSIFLINIKQENIETEKKLSGKLYLVDLAGSEKVSKTGAEGAVLDEAKNINKSLSALGNVISALAEGTKTHVPYRDSKMTRILQDSLGGNCRTTIIICCSPSVYNEAETKSTLMFGQRAKTIKNTVSVNLELTAEEWKKKYEKEKEKNKSLKNVIQRLEAELNRWRNGENVPEEEQQSSKDQKSVEPNDNTPVIDNLLPAGGSSSVSGEERSKFEEDITNLYKQLDDKDDEINQHSQLAEKLKEQMLDQEELLASTRRDYEKIQEELCRLQTENELAKEEVKEVLQALEELAVNYDQKSQEVEERDQANLQLTEELQHKTALLSAVQRELGQLQELNGLQRKRAAEVLNLLLRDLSDIGALIGTSDVKATTSSETKGNGSAVEEEFTVARLYISKMKSEVKSLVNRSKQLESAQADAHRKIQANEKELASCQLLISQHQAKIKSLTDYMQNMEQKKRQLEESQDALTEELAKLHAQEKRHEVSGEEKEKEDISRLDGGEDIKKSLEEQLENHREAHQKQLSRLRDEIEDKQRMLDELTDLNQGLLLEQERLMSDYDKLKAEEQEKDAKLQKLMLLNEQSEQAREDLKGLEETVAKELQTLHNLRKLFVQDLNTRVKKSAELDCEEGLGNVAQKQKISFLENNLEQLTKVHKQLVRDNADLRCELPKLEKRLRATAERVKALENALKEAKESSMRDRKRYQQEVDRIKEAVRAKNMARRGYSQIAKPIRPGHHSLSSPISSSIRAGGVHTHNN, encoded by the exons atgaTGGATGCAGCGGAGTGCGGGGTGAGAGTGATGTGCCGCTTCAGGCCGCTGAACGAGGCCGAAATCAACAGAGGAGACAAATACATCCCCAAATTCAAAGAGGACGACACCGTGGTCATAACG GGGAAGCCGTATGTGTTCGACCGCGTGCTGCCACCCAACACGTCACAGGAGGGAGTGTACGACCAGTGTGCCAAACAGATCGTCAAAG ATGTGTTGGGCGGCTACAATGGGACCATCTTCGCCTACGGACAGACGTCCTCTGGGAAGACACACACCATGGAG gGCAAACTGCACGACCCGCAGCTGATGGGAATCATCCCTCGCATTGCCCATGACATCTTTGACCACATCTACTCCATGGACGAGAACCTCGAGTTTCACATTAAG GTCTCCTATTTCGAGATCTACCTGGACAAGATCAGAGACCTGCTGGACG TGTCAAAGACGAACCTCGCTGTGcatgaagacaaacacagagtgCCCTACGTCAAG ggtTGCACCGAGCGTTTTGTGTCCAGTCCCGAGGAGGTGATGGATGTCATCGACGAGGGCAAAGCCAACCGGCACGTTGCAGTGACTA ACATGAATGAGCACAGCTCTCGCAGCCACAGCATCTTCCTCATCAACATCAAGCAGGAAAACATCGAGACAGAGAAGAAGCTGTCGGGGAAGCTCTACCTGGTCGACTTGGCCGGCAGCGAGAAG GTCAGTAAGACAGGAGCAGAGGGAGCGGTGCTGGATGAAGCGAAGAACATCAACAAGTCTCTGTCGGCGCTGGGAAACGTCATCTCAGCTCTGGCTGAGGGAACA aaaactcACGTGCCGTATCGAGACAGCAAGATGACTCGGATCCTGCAGGACTCTCTGGGAGGAAACTGTcgcaccaccatcatcatctgcTGCTCGCCGTCCGTCTACAACGAAGCCGAGACCAAGTCCACACTCATGTTTGGACAGAG AGCCAAGACCATCAAGAACACGGTGTCGGTGAACCTGGAGCTGACGGCCGAGGAGTGGAAGAAGAAGTatgagaaggagaaggagaagaacaAGAGCCTGAAAAACGTCATCCAGAGGCTCGAGGCTGAACTCAACCGCTGGAGGAACg GCGAAAACGTTcctgaggaggagcagcagagctcTAAGGATCAGAAGAGCGTCGAGCCCAACGACAACACTCCCGTCATCGACAACCTGCTGCCGGCCGGAGGAAGCAGCTCGGTGTCCGGCGAGGAGAGGAGCAAGTTCGAGGAGGACATCACTAACCTGTACAAACAGCTGGACGACAAG GACGATGAGATCAACCAACACAGTCAGCTTGCTGAGAAACTGAAGGAGCAGATGTTGGACCAGGAAGAG CTGCTGGCGTCGACGCGGCGCGACTACGAGAAGATCCAGGAGGAGCTGTGCCGGCTGCAGACGGAGAACGAGCTGGCcaaggaggaggtgaaggaggtgctgcaggctctggaggagctggCCGTCAACTACGACCAGAAGAGCCAGGAGGTGGAGGAGCGAGACCAAGCAAACCTGCAGCTGACGGAGGAGCTGCAGCACAAGACG GCGTTGCTGTCGGCGGTGCAGAGGGAGCTCGGTCAGCTGCAGGAGCTGAATggtctgcagaggaagagagccGCCGAGGTCCTCAATCTGCTGCTGCGTGACCTCAGCGACATCGGCGCCCTCATTGGGACCAGCGATGTCAAGGCCACCACG TCCTCGGAGACAAAGGGGAACGGCTCGGCGGTGGAGGAGGAGTTCACGGTCGCTCGTCTCTACATCAGCAAGATGAAGTCGGAGGTCAAGTCTCTGGTCAATCGCAGCAAGCAGCTGGAGAGCGCCCAGGCCGACGCCCACCGCAAGATCCAGGCCAATGAGAAGGAGCTGGCGTCCTGTCAGCTGCTCATCTCCCAG CACCAGGCGAAGATCAAATCTCTGACCGATTACATGCAGAACATggagcagaagaagagacagcTGGAGGAAAGTCAGGACGCCCTGACCGAGGAGCTAGCCAAACTCCACGCTCAGG AGAAAAGACACGAGGTGTcaggagaagagaaggagaaggaggacatCAGCAGACTGGACGGAGGCGAGGACATTAAG AAGTCTctggaggagcagctggagaACCACAGGGAGGCTCATCAGAAGCAGCTCAGCCGCCTCCGAGACGAGATCGAAGACAAGCAGAGGATGCTGGACGAGCTCACTGA TCTAAACCAGGGTCTGTTGTTGGAGCAGGAGAGACTCATGTCAGACTACGACAAACTGAAGGCTGAAGAACAAGAGAAGGATGCAAAGCTACAAAAACTCAT GCTGCTGAATGAACAGAGCGAGCAGGCCAGGGAGGACTTGAAGGGCCTGGAGGAGACTGTG GCCAAAGAGCTGCAGACTCTGCACAACCTGCGTAAGCTCTTCGTTCAGGACCTCAACACACGGGTGAAGAAG AGTGCAGAGCTCGACTGTGAGGAGGGACTTGGCAACGTTGCCCAGAAACAGAAGATTTCCTTCCTGGAGAATAACTTGGAACAGCTCACCAAGGTCCACAAGCAG CTGGTCCGAGACAACGCAGACCTTCGCTGCGAGCTGCCCAAGCTGGAGAAGCGTCTCCGTGCCACCGCAGAGCGAGTCAAAGCCCTGGAGAACGCTCTGAAGGAGGCCAAGGAGTCCTCCATGAGGGACCGCAAGCGCTACCAGCAGGAGGTGGACCGCATCAAAGAAGCGGTCCGGGCCAAGAACATGGCCAGGAGAGGATACTCACAGATTG ctAAACCCATCCGGCCGGGGCATCATTCACTGTCATCCCCCATCAgcagctccatcagagctggAGGCGTCCACACCCACAACAACTGA
- the LOC121892008 gene encoding kinesin heavy chain-like isoform X1, with translation MMDAAECGVRVMCRFRPLNEAEINRGDKYIPKFKEDDTVVITGKPYVFDRVLPPNTSQEGVYDQCAKQIVKDVLGGYNGTIFAYGQTSSGKTHTMEGKLHDPQLMGIIPRIAHDIFDHIYSMDENLEFHIKVSYFEIYLDKIRDLLDVSKTNLAVHEDKHRVPYVKGCTERFVSSPEEVMDVIDEGKANRHVAVTNMNEHSSRSHSIFLINIKQENIETEKKLSGKLYLVDLAGSEKVSKTGAEGAVLDEAKNINKSLSALGNVISALAEGTKTHVPYRDSKMTRILQDSLGGNCRTTIIICCSPSVYNEAETKSTLMFGQRAKTIKNTVSVNLELTAEEWKKKYEKEKEKNKSLKNVIQRLEAELNRWRNGENVPEEEQQSSKDQKSVEPNDNTPVIDNLLPAGGSSSVSGEERSKFEEDITNLYKQLDDKDDEINQHSQLAEKLKEQMLDQEEFLCGSFQLLASTRRDYEKIQEELCRLQTENELAKEEVKEVLQALEELAVNYDQKSQEVEERDQANLQLTEELQHKTALLSAVQRELGQLQELNGLQRKRAAEVLNLLLRDLSDIGALIGTSDVKATTSSETKGNGSAVEEEFTVARLYISKMKSEVKSLVNRSKQLESAQADAHRKIQANEKELASCQLLISQHQAKIKSLTDYMQNMEQKKRQLEESQDALTEELAKLHAQEKRHEVSGEEKEKEDISRLDGGEDIKKSLEEQLENHREAHQKQLSRLRDEIEDKQRMLDELTDLNQGLLLEQERLMSDYDKLKAEEQEKDAKLQKLMLLNEQSEQAREDLKGLEETVAKELQTLHNLRKLFVQDLNTRVKKSAELDCEEGLGNVAQKQKISFLENNLEQLTKVHKQLVRDNADLRCELPKLEKRLRATAERVKALENALKEAKESSMRDRKRYQQEVDRIKEAVRAKNMARRGYSQIAKPIRPGHHSLSSPISSSIRAGGVHTHNN, from the exons atgaTGGATGCAGCGGAGTGCGGGGTGAGAGTGATGTGCCGCTTCAGGCCGCTGAACGAGGCCGAAATCAACAGAGGAGACAAATACATCCCCAAATTCAAAGAGGACGACACCGTGGTCATAACG GGGAAGCCGTATGTGTTCGACCGCGTGCTGCCACCCAACACGTCACAGGAGGGAGTGTACGACCAGTGTGCCAAACAGATCGTCAAAG ATGTGTTGGGCGGCTACAATGGGACCATCTTCGCCTACGGACAGACGTCCTCTGGGAAGACACACACCATGGAG gGCAAACTGCACGACCCGCAGCTGATGGGAATCATCCCTCGCATTGCCCATGACATCTTTGACCACATCTACTCCATGGACGAGAACCTCGAGTTTCACATTAAG GTCTCCTATTTCGAGATCTACCTGGACAAGATCAGAGACCTGCTGGACG TGTCAAAGACGAACCTCGCTGTGcatgaagacaaacacagagtgCCCTACGTCAAG ggtTGCACCGAGCGTTTTGTGTCCAGTCCCGAGGAGGTGATGGATGTCATCGACGAGGGCAAAGCCAACCGGCACGTTGCAGTGACTA ACATGAATGAGCACAGCTCTCGCAGCCACAGCATCTTCCTCATCAACATCAAGCAGGAAAACATCGAGACAGAGAAGAAGCTGTCGGGGAAGCTCTACCTGGTCGACTTGGCCGGCAGCGAGAAG GTCAGTAAGACAGGAGCAGAGGGAGCGGTGCTGGATGAAGCGAAGAACATCAACAAGTCTCTGTCGGCGCTGGGAAACGTCATCTCAGCTCTGGCTGAGGGAACA aaaactcACGTGCCGTATCGAGACAGCAAGATGACTCGGATCCTGCAGGACTCTCTGGGAGGAAACTGTcgcaccaccatcatcatctgcTGCTCGCCGTCCGTCTACAACGAAGCCGAGACCAAGTCCACACTCATGTTTGGACAGAG AGCCAAGACCATCAAGAACACGGTGTCGGTGAACCTGGAGCTGACGGCCGAGGAGTGGAAGAAGAAGTatgagaaggagaaggagaagaacaAGAGCCTGAAAAACGTCATCCAGAGGCTCGAGGCTGAACTCAACCGCTGGAGGAACg GCGAAAACGTTcctgaggaggagcagcagagctcTAAGGATCAGAAGAGCGTCGAGCCCAACGACAACACTCCCGTCATCGACAACCTGCTGCCGGCCGGAGGAAGCAGCTCGGTGTCCGGCGAGGAGAGGAGCAAGTTCGAGGAGGACATCACTAACCTGTACAAACAGCTGGACGACAAG GACGATGAGATCAACCAACACAGTCAGCTTGCTGAGAAACTGAAGGAGCAGATGTTGGACCAGGAAGAG TTTCTGTGTGGGTCTTTTCAGCTGCTGGCGTCGACGCGGCGCGACTACGAGAAGATCCAGGAGGAGCTGTGCCGGCTGCAGACGGAGAACGAGCTGGCcaaggaggaggtgaaggaggtgctgcaggctctggaggagctggCCGTCAACTACGACCAGAAGAGCCAGGAGGTGGAGGAGCGAGACCAAGCAAACCTGCAGCTGACGGAGGAGCTGCAGCACAAGACG GCGTTGCTGTCGGCGGTGCAGAGGGAGCTCGGTCAGCTGCAGGAGCTGAATggtctgcagaggaagagagccGCCGAGGTCCTCAATCTGCTGCTGCGTGACCTCAGCGACATCGGCGCCCTCATTGGGACCAGCGATGTCAAGGCCACCACG TCCTCGGAGACAAAGGGGAACGGCTCGGCGGTGGAGGAGGAGTTCACGGTCGCTCGTCTCTACATCAGCAAGATGAAGTCGGAGGTCAAGTCTCTGGTCAATCGCAGCAAGCAGCTGGAGAGCGCCCAGGCCGACGCCCACCGCAAGATCCAGGCCAATGAGAAGGAGCTGGCGTCCTGTCAGCTGCTCATCTCCCAG CACCAGGCGAAGATCAAATCTCTGACCGATTACATGCAGAACATggagcagaagaagagacagcTGGAGGAAAGTCAGGACGCCCTGACCGAGGAGCTAGCCAAACTCCACGCTCAGG AGAAAAGACACGAGGTGTcaggagaagagaaggagaaggaggacatCAGCAGACTGGACGGAGGCGAGGACATTAAG AAGTCTctggaggagcagctggagaACCACAGGGAGGCTCATCAGAAGCAGCTCAGCCGCCTCCGAGACGAGATCGAAGACAAGCAGAGGATGCTGGACGAGCTCACTGA TCTAAACCAGGGTCTGTTGTTGGAGCAGGAGAGACTCATGTCAGACTACGACAAACTGAAGGCTGAAGAACAAGAGAAGGATGCAAAGCTACAAAAACTCAT GCTGCTGAATGAACAGAGCGAGCAGGCCAGGGAGGACTTGAAGGGCCTGGAGGAGACTGTG GCCAAAGAGCTGCAGACTCTGCACAACCTGCGTAAGCTCTTCGTTCAGGACCTCAACACACGGGTGAAGAAG AGTGCAGAGCTCGACTGTGAGGAGGGACTTGGCAACGTTGCCCAGAAACAGAAGATTTCCTTCCTGGAGAATAACTTGGAACAGCTCACCAAGGTCCACAAGCAG CTGGTCCGAGACAACGCAGACCTTCGCTGCGAGCTGCCCAAGCTGGAGAAGCGTCTCCGTGCCACCGCAGAGCGAGTCAAAGCCCTGGAGAACGCTCTGAAGGAGGCCAAGGAGTCCTCCATGAGGGACCGCAAGCGCTACCAGCAGGAGGTGGACCGCATCAAAGAAGCGGTCCGGGCCAAGAACATGGCCAGGAGAGGATACTCACAGATTG ctAAACCCATCCGGCCGGGGCATCATTCACTGTCATCCCCCATCAgcagctccatcagagctggAGGCGTCCACACCCACAACAACTGA